Within the Bacteroidota bacterium genome, the region ATTGACACTGTACGTAAAGCCCATTCAGGCAAAAATTAATAGCAAATTGAAAATGTTGTGCTCTGATTTAAAATCATTAAAAAAGAGCAAGAATTGGCAAATTACAAAATATTACCAGATTGGCCCTGCGGGAATACACATTATCGAAACCCAACAATGGCATGCAGATTGACCGGCACCAGGACTCCAATTTTTGTGGTAAATTCAAGGTTATTGCTTCTGCCAAGTAAATCGGCAAATTCAGGGCCGGCCACTGATGCTGGGCGTTAGCTGAAGAAAAAAATCGGTTTCGATTCATCCATAAAAATAATTAAATGATGTAACTAAAGAATTACTTGAAATAAAAACTTCCAGATGAAGCCAAAGGCTTTAATGAAATACCGAGGTGGTCTTATGAAACTAAAAAAAGATCGAGAAGTAGCTGGATTTATACAGTTTTTAAACAACGCCAAGGCTTATAGAAAAAAATGAAGCAGAAAATTTACATTGAAACAAGTGTCGTAAGTTATTTGGTGGCTCGAACATCAAAAAATATTGTAATAGCTGCCCATCAAGCGTCTACATCAGATTTTTGGAATCGACTTGATGATTACGATGTATTTATTTCCGATATCGTTATACAAGAAGCATCAAAAGGAAACGAAGTTCAAGCCAATCTTCGTTGCAAAATGTTACAAAATTTTCAAGTACTTGAAATTGATAATGAAGTAAGAGAACTTGCCCGAAAGTTTCTTGCTGCCAAAATAATTCCAGA harbors:
- a CDS encoding type II toxin-antitoxin system VapC family toxin yields the protein MKQKIYIETSVVSYLVARTSKNIVIAAHQASTSDFWNRLDDYDVFISDIVIQEASKGNEVQANLRCKMLQNFQVLEIDNEVRELARKFLAAKIIPEKCPEDALHIAVAAANGMDVIVTWNFKHINNPFIRKRIRQVVDENMWNCPEICSPEEFLGNEL